From a region of the Coffea arabica cultivar ET-39 chromosome 3e, Coffea Arabica ET-39 HiFi, whole genome shotgun sequence genome:
- the LOC113737333 gene encoding uncharacterized protein → MDSKAILFLCLLPVVLVIASEVTAREMHNIQYRTNAAEKRINGLEESKYPGGGYGGYPGGGYRGYPGGGSGGGRGGYGGGCGGYGGGGYCRYSCCGRGYYAGESVDAEPETEPQN, encoded by the exons atggatTCCAAGGCAATTCTCTTCCTATGCCTTCTGCCTGTAGTTCTGGTGATTGCTTCAGAGGTCACAGCCAGGGAGATGCATAACATACAATATAGAA CCAATGCTGCAGAGAAGCGTATTAATGGTCTGGAAGAATCCAAGTATCCTGGTGGTGGATATGGAGGGTACCCTGGTGGTGGATATAGGGGTTACCCCGGTGGTGGTTCTGGTGGCGGTCGTGGTGGTTATGGTGGTGGCTGCGGTGGTTATGGTGGTGGTGGATACTGCCGCTATAGTTGCTGTGGCCGAGGTTATTATGCTGGTGAGTCTGTGGATGCTGAGCCTGAAACCGAACCACAAAACTAA